Proteins from a single region of Candidatus Zixiibacteriota bacterium:
- a CDS encoding xanthine dehydrogenase family protein molybdopterin-binding subunit, translated as MRGFRSLGVPSPRVEGAQKVGGKARYAVDVVLPGMLWVRVLRSPLPHARIRGLDVSRAASAPDVAAVLTGDDVRGARIGKKIVDMPLLADGVVRYVGEKVAAVAAESEEAAERAVDLLQVDYEELPAVIDPLVAIEPTAPVIHPDLSLYRGLLHPVERPTNVFVQLSWKKGDVEAGLRQSDLVVENVYRVPSVHQGYIEPHSCVVAVRPDGSADVWASTKSPYNLREQVGAALQVPPAGIVVHPCHVGGDFGGKGDANDVALCYALSRRCGRPVKLVLDYGEELIAGNPRHSAVVRIRTGVKKNGILIASHLEFIFDSGAYGSYRPQGFLVGAHDSVGPYRIPHCLVEEKYVYTNKVPCGYMRAPGHVQGHFATESQMDLVAERLGLDPVEFRRMNFMRDGDATPLGERIGHIRAAETLEEAVERSGYRTARKAGTGRGCAVACWISKGGEAYAFVTIDAQGGVTLSSAVADTGPGVYTVMRQIVSEELRVPPDSVAVEMLDTRRVVKDTGVRGSSSTRVHGGAALLAAQDARERLLRAAAALMGAAPEDLILHEGGVTHARAERRLSLAEIVRANGAPITGEGHYANTADGPEASTVAQVAEVEVDPETGEVAVKRLTSAHDSGTVLNPAAHQGQIEGGVIMGMGYALMEELVFDDAGKVQTASLGDYKIPNIKDIPALGTAVLRSNAGSGPYGSMSIGETAIIPTAAAIANAVRDAAGARITTLPITAEKVRDAIRKT; from the coding sequence ATGAGAGGGTTTCGCAGTCTGGGAGTGCCGAGCCCCAGAGTGGAAGGGGCGCAGAAGGTCGGCGGCAAGGCGCGCTACGCCGTCGACGTCGTGCTTCCGGGCATGCTCTGGGTGAGAGTGCTCCGCAGCCCGCTGCCGCACGCGAGGATTCGGGGGCTGGACGTTTCGCGCGCCGCGAGCGCTCCGGACGTGGCGGCGGTTCTGACCGGGGACGACGTTCGGGGCGCTCGCATCGGAAAGAAAATTGTCGACATGCCGCTGCTGGCGGACGGCGTGGTGCGCTACGTCGGCGAGAAGGTCGCTGCCGTTGCGGCCGAGAGTGAAGAGGCGGCCGAGCGCGCAGTCGATCTCCTGCAGGTCGACTACGAAGAGCTGCCGGCCGTCATTGATCCGCTGGTGGCGATCGAGCCGACGGCGCCCGTGATTCATCCCGATCTGAGCCTGTACAGGGGGCTTCTCCATCCCGTGGAACGCCCGACCAACGTCTTCGTTCAGCTTTCGTGGAAGAAGGGAGACGTGGAAGCCGGGCTCCGGCAGTCCGACCTCGTGGTCGAGAACGTATACCGCGTTCCTTCGGTGCATCAGGGCTATATCGAGCCGCATTCCTGCGTCGTTGCGGTCAGGCCGGACGGGAGCGCGGACGTCTGGGCTTCGACCAAGAGCCCCTACAACCTGCGCGAGCAGGTCGGGGCCGCGCTGCAGGTGCCGCCGGCCGGAATCGTCGTTCACCCGTGCCACGTCGGCGGGGATTTCGGCGGAAAGGGGGACGCCAACGACGTCGCGCTGTGCTACGCGCTTTCGCGCCGTTGCGGGCGGCCGGTGAAGCTGGTGCTGGACTACGGCGAAGAGTTGATCGCCGGCAACCCGCGCCACAGCGCCGTGGTCCGGATCAGAACCGGGGTGAAGAAAAACGGCATCCTGATCGCCAGTCATCTGGAATTCATCTTTGACAGCGGCGCTTACGGATCCTATCGCCCGCAAGGATTCCTCGTGGGCGCTCACGACTCGGTCGGCCCGTACAGGATTCCGCATTGCCTCGTGGAGGAAAAATACGTCTACACCAATAAGGTTCCCTGCGGTTACATGCGCGCTCCCGGGCACGTGCAAGGCCACTTTGCTACCGAGAGCCAGATGGACCTCGTGGCGGAGAGACTGGGCCTGGACCCGGTGGAGTTTCGTCGCATGAACTTCATGCGCGACGGGGACGCGACGCCCTTGGGCGAACGAATCGGCCATATCCGGGCGGCCGAGACTCTCGAGGAGGCGGTCGAACGCTCGGGATACCGGACCGCCAGGAAAGCCGGCACCGGCAGGGGCTGCGCCGTGGCGTGCTGGATTTCCAAAGGCGGAGAAGCGTACGCGTTCGTCACGATCGACGCGCAAGGGGGCGTGACGCTTTCCTCGGCGGTCGCCGACACCGGCCCCGGGGTTTACACCGTGATGCGGCAGATCGTGAGCGAGGAGCTGCGAGTTCCGCCGGATTCGGTGGCCGTGGAAATGCTCGACACGAGGAGAGTGGTCAAGGATACCGGGGTGCGCGGCAGCAGCAGCACGCGAGTGCACGGCGGCGCGGCGCTGCTGGCGGCGCAGGACGCGCGAGAGAGGTTGCTGCGGGCTGCCGCCGCTCTGATGGGCGCCGCTCCTGAGGACCTGATCCTCCACGAGGGCGGCGTGACGCACGCCCGGGCCGAGCGGCGGTTGAGCCTTGCCGAGATCGTCCGGGCCAACGGCGCACCGATCACGGGCGAAGGCCACTACGCCAACACCGCGGACGGCCCCGAGGCTTCCACGGTGGCGCAGGTCGCGGAAGTGGAGGTCGATCCCGAGACCGGCGAGGTTGCCGTCAAGCGTTTGACCAGCGCCCACGACAGCGGAACGGTGCTGAACCCGGCGGCGCATCAGGGTCAGATCGAGGGCGGCGTGATCATGGGAATGGGCTACGCCCTGATGGAGGAGCTGGTCTTCGACGACGCCGGCAAGGTGCAGACCGCGAGCCTGGGGGATTACAAGATCCCCAACATCAAGGATATCCCAGCGCTCGGCACCGCCGTATTGCGGTCGAACGCGGGAAGCGGTCCTTACGGGAGCATGAGCATCGGCGAAACCGCCATCATCCCGACGGCTGCGGCGATCGCCAACGCGGTTCGCGACGCTGCGGGAGCGCGCATCACGACCCTGCCGATCACGGCGGAGAAGGTGCGCGACGCGATCAGAAAAACGTGA